A window of the Penaeus monodon isolate SGIC_2016 chromosome 38, NSTDA_Pmon_1, whole genome shotgun sequence genome harbors these coding sequences:
- the LOC119596506 gene encoding GPI-anchored hemophore cfmA-like isoform X2 yields the protein MARPSPALPLLLACLACCFPEVTKAATYGGASRARETDEDLHVIDVFDMAKEMQRLDYSRHDPHGIFGANGSDRLNDPSHTHAAGQKKMHQKLSPDEIALGLHNSDYNEEDAHDRQRLHRTVPLLVKINRILRDNASSSQNRVQIQSRTAGGTASGTTGRTANGTANGTASGTANGTASGTANGTANGTASGTATSQNFPAFRRSGLFLFDTTEAPWFAFERPTDTTEDYQFQARAVTPTDTPTDPPTDTPTDPSTDTPTDTTAATTTETATTTITDTLLITDTTTETATETTTTTEVTTSTRTISVTTTYTEVETLTSTVVETITTSVTASTTTTLEAAAAATRMPSADQNKGPEITPVQPVSPSGWLYGSLAFAGLGLMLMVAGGVWLIITFVRKASMNARRGIV from the exons CCTCGAGAGCAAGGGAAACAGACGAAGATCTCCACGTTATAGATGTATTCGACATGGCCAAGGAGATGCAGCGCCTCGATTACTCTCGCCATGACCCCCACGGGATTTTTGGCGCCAATGGCAGTGATAG GTTAAATGacccgtcacacacacacgctgctggacagaaaaaaatgcaCCAAAAATTGTCCCCAGAc GAAATCGCCCTTGGATTGCATAACTCTGACTACAATGAGGAGGACGCGCATGACAGGCAGAGACTCCACCGAACAGTACCCCTGCTCGTCAAGATCAACAGGATACTACGGGATAACGCCTCCAGCAG TCAAAACAGAGTGCAGATACAGAGCAGAACTGCCGGTGGAACAGCCAGTGGAACAACCGGAAGAACAGCCAATGGAACAGCCAATGGAACAGCCAGTGGAACAGCCAATGGAACAGCCAGTGGAACAGCCAATGGAACAGCCAATGGAACAGCCAGTGGAACAGCCACTTCCCAGAATTTCCCGGCGTTCAGGAGAAGCGGTTTATTCCTTTTCGATACTACC GAGGCTCCTTGGTTCGCCTTCGAGCGGCCGACGGACACGACGGAGGATTATCAATTCCAGGCAAGAGCGGTCACGCCC ACAGACACGCCCACAGATCCTCCAACAGACACGCCCACAGATCCTTCAACAGACACGCCCACAGACACCACTGCCGCGACGACCACAGAGACggcaaccaccaccatcaccgaCACGCTTTTGATCACCGACACGACTACGGAAACTGCCACGGAAACTACCACCACCACCGAGGTCACCACCTCCACCCGGACCATTTCCGTCACCACGACCTACACGGAGGTCGAAACCCTGACCAGCACGGTCGTAGAAACCATCACGACCTCGGTAACTGCGAGCACCACCACGACCTTggaggccgccgccgccgccacgcgCATGCCCTCCGCAGACCAAAATAAAGGACCCGAGATCACGCCCGTTCAGCCGGTTTCTC CTTCCGGGTGGCTCTACGGCTCTCTGGCCTTCGCCGGGCTGGGCTTGATGCTCATGGTGGCCGGGGGCGTCTGGCTCATCATCACCTTCGTCAGGAAAGCGTCCATGAACGCCAGAAGAGGCATCGTCTAA
- the LOC119596506 gene encoding GPI-anchored hemophore cfmA-like isoform X1 produces MARPSPALPLLLACLACCFPEVTKAATYGGASRARETDEDLHVIDVFDMAKEMQRLDYSRHDPHGIFGANGSDRLNDPSHTHAAGQKKMHQKLSPDEIALGLHNSDYNEEDAHDRQRLHRTVPLLVKINRILRDNASSSQNRVQIQSRTAGGTASGTTGRTANGTANGTASGTANGTASGTANGTANGTASGTATSQNFPAFRRSGLFLFDTTEAPWFAFERPTDTTEDYQFQARAVTPTDTPTDTPTDPPTDTPTDPPTDTPTDPSTDTPTDTTAATTTETATTTITDTLLITDTTTETATETTTTTEVTTSTRTISVTTTYTEVETLTSTVVETITTSVTASTTTTLEAAAAATRMPSADQNKGPEITPVQPVSPSGWLYGSLAFAGLGLMLMVAGGVWLIITFVRKASMNARRGIV; encoded by the exons CCTCGAGAGCAAGGGAAACAGACGAAGATCTCCACGTTATAGATGTATTCGACATGGCCAAGGAGATGCAGCGCCTCGATTACTCTCGCCATGACCCCCACGGGATTTTTGGCGCCAATGGCAGTGATAG GTTAAATGacccgtcacacacacacgctgctggacagaaaaaaatgcaCCAAAAATTGTCCCCAGAc GAAATCGCCCTTGGATTGCATAACTCTGACTACAATGAGGAGGACGCGCATGACAGGCAGAGACTCCACCGAACAGTACCCCTGCTCGTCAAGATCAACAGGATACTACGGGATAACGCCTCCAGCAG TCAAAACAGAGTGCAGATACAGAGCAGAACTGCCGGTGGAACAGCCAGTGGAACAACCGGAAGAACAGCCAATGGAACAGCCAATGGAACAGCCAGTGGAACAGCCAATGGAACAGCCAGTGGAACAGCCAATGGAACAGCCAATGGAACAGCCAGTGGAACAGCCACTTCCCAGAATTTCCCGGCGTTCAGGAGAAGCGGTTTATTCCTTTTCGATACTACC GAGGCTCCTTGGTTCGCCTTCGAGCGGCCGACGGACACGACGGAGGATTATCAATTCCAGGCAAGAGCGGTCACGCCCACAGACACGCCCACAGACACGCCCACGGATCCTCCAACAGACACGCCCACAGATCCTCCAACAGACACGCCCACAGATCCTTCAACAGACACGCCCACAGACACCACTGCCGCGACGACCACAGAGACggcaaccaccaccatcaccgaCACGCTTTTGATCACCGACACGACTACGGAAACTGCCACGGAAACTACCACCACCACCGAGGTCACCACCTCCACCCGGACCATTTCCGTCACCACGACCTACACGGAGGTCGAAACCCTGACCAGCACGGTCGTAGAAACCATCACGACCTCGGTAACTGCGAGCACCACCACGACCTTggaggccgccgccgccgccacgcgCATGCCCTCCGCAGACCAAAATAAAGGACCCGAGATCACGCCCGTTCAGCCGGTTTCTC CTTCCGGGTGGCTCTACGGCTCTCTGGCCTTCGCCGGGCTGGGCTTGATGCTCATGGTGGCCGGGGGCGTCTGGCTCATCATCACCTTCGTCAGGAAAGCGTCCATGAACGCCAGAAGAGGCATCGTCTAA